ATAAAGAAAACGTAGAAGGTGTATTAAACATTGAATTGTTTTCAGACAATATTTTATAATTTAAAATAGATGGACATATACTTTTTACCTTTTTTAATAAATCTTGGCGTATAATAACTATTGTTATTCCAGATGGACCTATATTTTTTTGTGCACTAGCATAGATGACACCGTATCGTTCAATATTTATAATTCGGGAAAACAGAGTGGATGAAAAATCACCTACTACAATGATGTTGTCATTAAAATCTGGTTCTTCATGAATGGCTATTCCTTCAATCGTTTCGTTAGGACAATAATGTAAATAAGCACTTTTAAGATTTATATTCCAATTATTTATAGAAGATATGTAGTGATTTTTATTAGAAACTTTTCTAACATTAATAATATTAGGAATACAATATTTTTTACTTTCTAATGCTGCATTATATGACCAATATCCGCTATTAATGTAATCTGGATTTGTTTTATTTCCAAGTAAGTTTATTGGTATAGCTGAAAATTGTCCTCTTGCTCCGCCATGACAGAACAATACTTTATAATACTTGGGAACATTCAGTAATGTTCGCAAATTATATTCTAGCTCTTCTAATATTAATATGAATTCTTTACTTCTGTGACTGATTTCTATGACAGATTTTCCAGAATCATTCCAATTGCATAACTCTAATTGTGCTTTTTTTAACACCTCTTTAGGTAGCATAGAAGGACCTGCACTAAAATTGTAAACTATATTTTTATTTTTATCCATAAGTTAATCCAATGATATTAAATTCTGATGTTCCGTGAATTAAATTTTAACATTAATAAACTCTCATAATACATGCTTAAATTTTTTATAATACAACAAGTGTTATATATTTTTATAAAAACTTTAATCCTCTCATATAATTTTTTTGTAATATTTTAGGTATCTCTATACGACCGTCAGAGCACTGGTAGTTTTCTAAAATAGCAGCTAATGTTCTACCAATAGCTAATCCTGATCCATTAATAGTATGTAAAAAATAGTTTTTATTATTAATATTTGAACGAAATTTGGCATATATACGACGTGCTTGAAAATCTAACATATTAGAACATGAAGATACTTCACGATAAGAATTTTGAGATGGAAACCATGCTTCTAAATCATAGGTTTTTGCAGATGAGAAACTTAAGTCTCCCGAACACAATAGCATTTTACGATATGGTAATTCTAATAAGGTTAAAATTTTTTCTGCATGTAATGTTAATTCTTCCAATTTTTCCATAGAACTATTTGGATGCACAATTTGAACAATTTCTACTTTTTCAAATTGATGCATTCTAATTAATCCCCTAGTATCACGTCCATATGAAGAAGATTCTGAACGAAAGCAGGGAGTATTAGCCACCAGCATTATGGGAAGTTTGTCTTCTGAAAGTACACAATTTCGAAATAAATTAGTTAATGGAACTTCTGCCGTGGGTATTAGTACATAATTATTATCTTTTATTTTTTCAGGAGATAACTGAGTATAAAATAAATCCGTACTAAATTTTGGCAATTGTCCTGTCCCATACATACTAGATTTAGATACTAAATAAGGCACATAAGTTTCTAAATATTTGTGTTGTACAGTATGTACATCCATCATAAATTGTCCTAATGCACGATGCAATAAAGCAATATTACCTTTCATAACAACGAATCTAGATCCAGATATTTTTGCTGATGATACCCAATCAAAACCATCTATTTTGTTTCCTAATTCAACGTGATCTTTAGCTTGAAAAGAAAAACTTCGTATGTATCCCCAACGGTATATTTCTTGATTGTATTCGCTGTTGCGTCCATTTGGGGTAAAATCATCAGGAATATTGGGAATATAAGTTAAAAAAATATGTATTTTTTCCAAAACTTTTTTTAGTTTTTGTTTTATATGAAATAATTCTTTAACAATTATTTTTGCTTTATTTTTAAGATCAGAAAAATCTTTATCAATATCATGATTATTTTTTATAAGATTAGAAATAATATTGTGTTCTGATTGGAGGTTTTCAGTTTTTATCTGTAATGATCTTCTTTTTTTTTCTAAAGCAATAAACAATTCTTTATCTAATGAAAATCCCTTTCTTGCTAATTTTTGTGCAATAGGATTAATATCGTTTCTTAATAGTTTAATATTTAGCATATTTTTAATTAATTTTGTATTGTAAAAAACATATTTAATTTTAATAGAATTTTTCTGATAAATAATATTAATATATTCAAAACTATATTTTTTAATTATTTATTACAGTTATATTTCAGAATATTTTTATTATTGATATTTAAACTTAAAGTAAATATAAAAAATAAATCATTTACAATCAGGTTTACATAATATTTGTTTTATGTAATAACGTTTTATAACCATTGTTTATGAATTTTATCATTTAGATTATGTCATTATTATTTACATAAATTATATGATTTAATATTAATGTTTAAAAAATAAAAATAAAATAATTATATTTTTTAAAATATTTTGTTATTTAAATATTAATAGAATTTTTCAAAAAAAACATAAAAATAATGGTATTAATCAAATCTTTTAAAAAAGAAAAATTTCATGATCTTAAAAACGTACAATTATAAATTGTATTACATTCTAATTATAAACATAACATTTTTGATAAGTTATAAATTTGCATAAAAAAATCAAGAATGTAGTCAATTTTAAAAATATTACTTACTATTTTATATACTATTCGCTTTTAATAA
Above is a genomic segment from Buchnera aphidicola (Meitanaphis flavogallis) containing:
- the serC gene encoding 3-phosphoserine/phosphohydroxythreonine transaminase yields the protein MDKNKNIVYNFSAGPSMLPKEVLKKAQLELCNWNDSGKSVIEISHRSKEFILILEELEYNLRTLLNVPKYYKVLFCHGGARGQFSAIPINLLGNKTNPDYINSGYWSYNAALESKKYCIPNIINVRKVSNKNHYISSINNWNINLKSAYLHYCPNETIEGIAIHEEPDFNDNIIVVGDFSSTLFSRIINIERYGVIYASAQKNIGPSGITIVIIRQDLLKKVKSICPSILNYKILSENNSMFNTPSTFSLYMSNLVLKWIKNLGGLKVIQKYNQNKANLLYEMIDSTDFYVNNIVNHNRSVMNITFTIANNNFLIPFLRESYDFGLHYLNGHNVIGGLRASIYNAMPIEGVLKLIKFMKIFEQKYR
- the serS gene encoding serine--tRNA ligase, encoding MLNIKLLRNDINPIAQKLARKGFSLDKELFIALEKKRRSLQIKTENLQSEHNIISNLIKNNHDIDKDFSDLKNKAKIIVKELFHIKQKLKKVLEKIHIFLTYIPNIPDDFTPNGRNSEYNQEIYRWGYIRSFSFQAKDHVELGNKIDGFDWVSSAKISGSRFVVMKGNIALLHRALGQFMMDVHTVQHKYLETYVPYLVSKSSMYGTGQLPKFSTDLFYTQLSPEKIKDNNYVLIPTAEVPLTNLFRNCVLSEDKLPIMLVANTPCFRSESSSYGRDTRGLIRMHQFEKVEIVQIVHPNSSMEKLEELTLHAEKILTLLELPYRKMLLCSGDLSFSSAKTYDLEAWFPSQNSYREVSSCSNMLDFQARRIYAKFRSNINNKNYFLHTINGSGLAIGRTLAAILENYQCSDGRIEIPKILQKNYMRGLKFL